Below is a genomic region from Pyxidicoccus trucidator.
CGCCACCGTGCCCGTCCAGGGCAATGCCTGGCTGCCTCCCCCGGCCTTCCAGGGCGCCTACCACCTGGGCGCCGTGGCGGATCCGCTCAACAACCGCCAGGAGCTCCTCGAGGACAACAACTCCTCGCCCGGCTATCGCATTGGCGTGGGCAACCAGCCCGACTTCGTCATCACCTCCGTCACCGGCCCCTACAGCGTCCCCAACGGCCAGCCCTTCACCGCGCAGGTGACGGTCTGCAACCACGGCACCACCTCGGGCGACTCCCAGGTGGAGCTCTACCTGTCCGCCGACGCCATCATCCGCACCAACACCGCGCCGGGGCCCATGGAGGACGCATTCGTGGGCAGCGCCCACTCGGACCCGCTCTACCCCGGCCAGTGCGCCACCATGC
It encodes:
- a CDS encoding CARDB domain-containing protein: ATVPVQGNAWLPPPAFQGAYHLGAVADPLNNRQELLEDNNSSPGYRIGVGNQPDFVITSVTGPYSVPNGQPFTAQVTVCNHGTTSGDSQVELYLSADAIIRTNTAPGPMEDAFVGSAHSDPLYPGQCATMPIQGNAWLPPPGIEGPYHLGAVADPLNNRQELLEDNNSSSGYRIGVGNRPDFVITSVTGPTSTEDGQPLIAQVTVCNHGTTSGDSHVELYLSADAIIRTNTAPGP